The genomic region AGGGACTGCGCTCGGCCACTGCGGACGACGGCGGCGCCGAGACGGCCCAACCGTCTCCGAGCGCCACGGCGTCCTCGAGATCCACCGCGGCGCCGACACCCACGGGCCTGCCGAGTACGCCGCCGGCGTCCGAGCCGGCCGTCGCGCCGTTCGCCGTCGTCCGGACCGATGGCGGGCTCTCGGTGACCGCGGTGGTGCAGAGCCAGGCCGCCCGCGACACGATCACCAGCGAGGCGCAGGCCCTGCTGGAGGCCGGCGAGACCTTCGCCGACCACCTGTCGGTCGACCCGTCCGTCGGCCCGTTGAACCCCGCCGCCCTGGTCGGCGTGCTGCGGACGGTGGCGACGGCGACGACCGGGACCACGGTCAGCTTCGACGGGACGTCGGTGACGCTGACCGGGGCGGTCGCCGACCAGGCGACGAAGGCGACGGCGGCGCGCGCGGCCGCGAAGGCGGCGCCGGGCGCGGTGGTCGCGAACCAGCTGCGGGTGCCGTCAGCGGAGAAGCCGCCGCTGAGCGAGGCGTGCCAGACCTTCGAGAGCCGGCTGGCGCAGCTGACCAGTCAGCACAAGATCATCTTCCTGTCCGGCACGGCGATCGTGAACGAGAAGTCGCGCGGCTCGGTCGTCCGGGTGGCCGCGTTGCTGCGCACCTGCGGCACCGCCCGGGTGGAGCTGGCCGGTCACACCGACAATCTCGGCGACCCCAGTACCAGCCTGCCGCTGTCCCAGCGACGCGCGGACGCCGTCAAGGCGACGCTGGTCCGCCTCGGCGTGCCGGCCGGGCGGATCATCAGCCGCGGCTACGGCGAGTTCGAGCCGGTGGCGTCCAACCGAACCTCCGCCGGGCGGATCGCGAACCGCCGGGTCGAGATCCGAGTGCCGTAGGGGATCCGATGAATTGGCTGTACGCGCAGGTCTGGTTCCTGCTGCTGGTCGCGTTCGTGCTCGGCAGCGCAGCGGCCTGGTTGCTGCACCGGCTGCTGCCGACCCGGAGCTCGCGCTGATGGGCGACCTGCTCCGCGACCACTGGGCGTGGGAACTGGCCGCCTTCCTCTTCGGCGCGCTGATCACTTGGGTCCTGCTCCCTCAGCGGGAACCCGCGCTCCCCCGGCCTCCGGCCGAGGAGAAAGAAGAAGAGGAGAGAGTCCTCGTCACCGCGGGCGCGCCGCCGGAGCCGGCGTCCGAGCCGACACAACCCCGACGAGCGTTCAGCACGCCGGAGCCGGCGCCTGGGCCGGGACAACCTCGGTGGGAGTTCCGCGGGGCGGATCCGGAACCCGGGGTGGCGGAGACCGGGTTCTCGCAGCAAATGGAGCAGGTGGGGGTTGCGGGGCCTGCGGCGTTCGGGGTCCGGGCGGGCGACGGTGAGGTCGCGGAAGGCAAGTACGGGCCGGGGTCGGCGGACGCGGTGCCTCATCAAGGGCCGCCGGACGGGTTCAGGATCAAGGGCGTCGTCGGCTCGATGCTGTTCCACACCCCGCAATCCCCGGACTACGGACGGACCCGGCCGGACGTCTGGTTCCGCACCGAGGCGGATGCCGTCCGCGCCGGTTTCGCCCACGCCGTACGCCGCCCACGCCGTACGCCGGTACCGCGCCGCGACGACCAGAACTAACGGCCGAGCCGCCACGAAAGCAACGCGTTCCGGGTCACGAATCGGCTTCCGGATAGGGCGATCCGGCCCCTATTTGCTTGTACTGGCAAAGCACCGTCACACTGAGCAGAACGCCGCTCCGGACCGCCCATCCCACGGCGTCAATCCACTGCACCCCCGGACACTGCCGGACGCTGTTCCCTTTTGAGATGCCCACCACCGGGTACGGGAACTGCTGCCGGCCACGGTGTCCACCCGCGCGTCGCCGGAATCGTCCGGCGGCGGCAGCCCGTACTACCGCTAGGTTTGGACCGAGGGGATACACCCGATGGAGGTGAGCGTGACCGACATGCTGCCGGAGCAGCACCACGGACTGACGAAGAGTGACCCGCTGTGGTTCAAGCGGGCCGTCTTCTACGAGGTCCTCGTGCGGTCATTCAAGGACTCGAACGCCGACGGAATCGGCGACCTGCAAGGCTTGACCGAGAAACTCGACTATCTCGAGTGGCTCGGCGTGGACTGTCTCTGGTTACCGCCGTTCTACCCCTCACCGCTGCGTGACGGCGGTTACGACATCTCCGACTACACCAACGTGATGCCCGAGGTCGGCACGATCGCCGACTTCGCCGCGTTCATGGAGGCCGCGCACACCCGCGGCATCCGGATCATCGTCGACTTCGTGATGAACCACACCTCGGACCAGCACCCCTGGTTCCAGGCGTCGCGCAACGACCCCGAGGGGCCGTACGGCGACTTCTACGTCTGGTCCGACCACGACGAGGCCTACTCGGACGCGCGGATCATCTTCGTCGACTCCGAGACCTCGAACTGGACCTGGGACCCGGTCCGCCAGCAGTACTTCTGGCACCGGTTCTACTCCAACCAGCCCGACCTGAACTTCGAGAACCCGGCCGTCGGCGACGCGATGATCGAGGCGCTGAAGTTCTGGCTCGACCTCGGCGTGGACGGCTTCCGGCTGGACGCGGTGCCGTACCTGTTCGAGGAGGAGGGCACCAACTGCGAGAACCTGCCCAGGACGCACGAGTTCCTGAAGCGGGTCCGCAAGGAGGTCGACGCGAACTACAGCGACCGCGTTCTGCTGTGTGAGGCGAACCAGTGGCCGGCCGACGTGGTCGAGTACTTCGGCGACCGCGAGTCCGGCGGCGACGAGTGCCAGATGGCCTTCCACTTCCCGGTGATGCCGCGGATCTTCATGGGCGTGCGGCGCGAGTCGCGGTTCCCGATCTCGGAGATCCTGGCCCAGACCCCGCAGATCCCCGACACCTGCCAGTGGGGCATCTTCCTGCGCAACCACGACGAGCTGACGCTCGAGATGGTGACCGACGAAGAGCGCGACTACATGTGGGGCGAGTACGCCCAGGACCCGCGGATGAAGGCAAACATCGGCATCCGCCGCCGGCTCGCGCCGTTGCTCGACAACGACGTGAACCGGATGGAGCTGTTCACCGCGATGCTGCTGTCGCTGCCCGGCTCGCCGATCCTGTACTACGGCGACGAGATCGGCATGGGCGACAACATCTGGCTCGGTGACCGCGACGGCGTCCGGACCCCGATGCAGTGGTCGCCGGACCGCAACGCGTCGTTCTCGACCGCGACGCCGGGCAAACTCGGCCTGCCGGTCATCATGGACCCGGTCTACGGCTACCAGGCGGTGAACGTCGAGGCCGAGATGGAGAACGCCTCGTCGCTGCTGCACTGGACCCGGCGGATGATCCAGACCCGCAAGCAGCACCCGTGTTTCGGGATGGGTACCTTCACTGACCTAGGCGGGTCCAACCCGAGCGTGCTGTCGTACGTCCGCGAGTTCGGTGACGACGTGGTGCTCTGCGTCAACAACCTGTCGCGGTTCCCGCAGCCGATCGAGCTGGACCTGCGGCAGTGGCAGGGCGTCGAGCCGGTGGAGCTGCTCGGCGGGGTGCACTTCCCGACCATCGGGGAGCTGCCCTACCTGCTGACGCTGGGCGCGCACGGCTTCTACTGGTTCCGGCTGCCGGTGAACAAGTCGGCCGATCGTGAGGAGAGCTCTTCGTGACTTCCCATCTGGGCCAGGTCCAGTCCTTCTGCGCCAACCAGCGATGGTTCGGTGAGAAAGGACATGACGTCGACGTCGAAGCGATGGCCACCTCGGTGTGGCTGTCGGACGAGGGCGTCTGGCCCGCGGTCCGGATCGGGTTCGTCTACTGCTCGGGGCCGCCCGGCGCCGAGAACGCGATCCGGGTCTACCAGCTGCCGCTCAGCTACCACACCGCGCCGGTCGACAACCTCGGCCACGCGCTGGTCGGTGACTGGGAGGAGCCGGACCTGGGTGACACCCACGTCTGGGTGTACGACGCGCTGCACGACAAGGAAGCGACGCCGTACTGGCTGGACGCGCTCACCCACGGCCGGACGCTGACCGGGCTGGAGTTCCACCCGGTGCACGCGCCGGAGCGCACGCTGGTGGTGCCGGACGACGCCCAGTCGCTGGTGCTCACCGTCGAGCAGAGCAACACGTCGCTGGTCTTCGGCGACACCGCGCTGCTGAAGGTGTTCCGCCGGCTCGAACCCGGGAGCAACCCCGGGGTCGAGATCGAGTCGGCGCTCACCGAGGCCGGCTCGGAGCTGGTGCCCGAGGTCCTGGGCTGGGCGCGGGGCTCGTGGCCGCGCGCCGGCGGTGGCACCGACTCCGGCGACCTGGCGATGATGACGGCGTTCGCGAAGAACTCGACCGACGGCTGGTCGTACGCGACCACGTCGGTCCGCGACCTCTACGCCGAGGCCGACCTGCACGCCGAGGAGGTGGGCGGGGACTTCGCCGGGGAGTCGCACCGGCTCGGTGCCGCCACCGCCGAGGTGCACTCGGAGCTGGCCAAGGCGCTCGGCACCGACGTGTGGGAGCCGGCCCAGATGGTCGAGCACGCGGCCGCGATGCAGCGCCGGCTGGACAAGGCCGCCGCGGCGATCCCGGAGCTGCGCCCGTACGCCGAGGGTCTCGGCCGGGCGTTCGCCGCGCTGGCGGCGTACGGGCAGCCGGTGCCGGTGCAGCGGATCCACGGTGACTTCCACCTGGGTCAGGTGCTGCGCACGATCGAGGGCTGGAAGCTGATCGACTTCGAGGGTGAGCCGGCCAAGTCGCTGGTCGAGCGGCGGGCGCTGGACACCCCGATCAAGGACATCGCCGGGATGCTGCGCTCGTTCGACTACGCGGCCCGGTCGTTGCTGGCCGACCACCAGGGCGACCAGCAGATCGCGTATCGCGCGGCGGAGTGGGCCAACCGCAACCGCCGGGCCTTCTGCGACGGCTACGCCGAGGTGGCCGGCACCGACCCGCGCGACCAGGGCGTGCTGCTCAGCGCGTTCCTGGCCGACAAGGTGATCTACGAGACCATGTACGAGGCCCGCAACCGGCCGAGCTGGCTCCCGATCCCGCTGGCCGCGGCGGCCCAGCTCAGCACCACGGAATAGCCGGCCGCGACGCCCTGCGCCACCCCTGACCGGGTTTGTGTACGGCCGTGACGGACGGGTACGGGATGCGGGAATCGAGTAGTCCATCGGGCAGGATTGGGTGCATGGGATCGAGCGAGCGTGGTGGTGAGGTGCGGACGCCCTTGTCGGAGGCGATGACCGAGCCGGTGAACAGGCCGGCCGACGAGCCGAACCGCCAAGTGGGACAGGCCGTGGGCGATGCGCGACGGCCGGTTCCGGTCGACCGGGCGGTGCTCGAACGGCTGGTGGCCGGGACCTATCACGATCCGCACCAGGTGCTCGGTCCGCACCTGGGCGAGGGTTCGGTGACACTGCGGGTGCTGCGGCCGTTCGCGAGCACGGTGACCGCGCTGTTCGACGGCCGGCGGGTCGAGCTGGAGCACGAGTTCGAGGGCATCTGGGTCGGCGTGCTCGAGGTCGACAAGGTGCCCGACTACCGGCTCGAGGTGACCTACACCGACGGGCCCGCGGTCGAGCTCGACGACCCGTACCGCTACCTGCCCTCGCTCGGTGAGATGGACCTGCACCTGATCGGCGAGGGCCGGCACGAGCAGCTGTGGACCGTGCTCGGTGCGCACGTGCGGCGCTACGAGGGGCCGGGCGGCGTCGTCACCGGGACGTCGTTCGCGGTCTGGGCGCCGAACGCGCAGGGCATCCGGCTGACCGCCGACTTCAACTTCTGGGACGGTCGCGCGCACCCGCTGCGCACGATGGGGTCGAGCGGCGTCTGGGAGCTGTTCGTGCCCGGCGTCGGGCCGGGCACCCGGTACAAGTTCGACATCTGCGGCCGGGACGGTGTCTGGCGGCAGAAGGCCGACCCGATGGCCAACTTCGCCGAGACCCCGCCGGCGAACGCGTCGGTCGTGCACGAGTCGACGTACGAGTGGAAGGACGAGGCCTGGCTGGAGCGGCGGGCCGCGGCGCAGGCGCACGCCGAGCCGATGAGCGTCTACGAGGTGCATCTCGGCTCGTGGCGCAAGGGCCGCTCGTACCGCGAACTGGCCGACGAGCTCGTTGCCTACGTCAACGAGATGGGCTTCACCCACGTCGAGCTCATGCCGGTGATGGAGCACCCGTTCGGCGGCTCCTGGGGCTACCAGGTCACCTCGTACTTCGCCCCGACCTCGCGGTTCGGCGATCCCGACGACTTCCGCTTCCTGGTCGACCGGCTGCACCAGGCCGGCATCGGCGTGCTGGTCGACTGGGTGCCGGCGCACTTCCCGAAGGACGCCTGGGCGCTGGCCCGGTTCGACGGCACCCCGCTGTACGAGCACCCCGACCCGCGGCGCGGCGAGCAGCCCGACTGGGGCACGCTGGTCTTCGACTTCGGCCGGCCGCAGGTGCGCAACTTCCTGGTCGCGAACGCGCTGTACTGGGCCGAGGAGTTCCACATCGACGGCCTGCGGGTCGACGCGGTGGCCTCGATGCTCTACCTGGACTACTCGCGCCAGGAAGGTCAGTGGGTGCCGAACCAGTACGGCGGCCGGGAGAACCTCGAGGCGGTGTCGTTCCTGCAGGAGATGAACGCCACCCTCTACAAGCGGGTGCCGGGCGTGATCACGGTCGCCGAGGAGTCCACCTCGTGGCCGGGTGTCACCCGGCCGACCCACCTGGGCGGGCTCGGCTTCGGCTTCAAGTGGAACATGGGCTGGATGAACGACTCGCTGCGCTACCTGGAGCACGAGCCGATCTACCGGCAGTACCACCACAGCGAGCTGACGTTCTCGATGATGTACGCCTACTCCGAGAACTTCGTGCTGCCGCTGTCGCACGACGAGGTGGTGCACGGCAAGGGCTCGCTGCTGCGCAAGATGCCGGGCGACCGGTGGCAGCAGCTGGCGAACCTGCGCGCGTACCTGGCGATGATGTGGGCACACCCGGGCAAGCAGCTGCTGTTCATGGGCAGCGAGTTCGGCCAGGAGTCGGAGTGGTCCGAGAAGGGCGAGCTCGACTGGTGGCTGCTGAACCACACCGACCACCAGGGCCTGCACCGGCTGGTGAAGGACCTCAACAGCGTCTACAAGGACACCAGGGCCCTGTGGGGCAGCGACCACCTGCCGGAGCGGTTCTCCTGGATCGACGCCAACGACGCCGCCAACAACACCTTCTCCTTCGTCCGCTACGGCGAGCAGGGTGAGCCGACGCTCGCCTGCGTGGTGAACTTCTCCGCCGTCCCGCACCACGGGTACCGGCTCGGCCTGCCGTACGAGGGCCACTGGCACGAGGTCGTCAACACCGACGCCGACGTGTACGGCGGGTCCGGCGTCGGCAACCTGGGCGGCGTGACCGCGGACGGCCCGGGCTGGCACGGGATGGCGACCAGCGCGGACATCTCGGTGCCGCCGCTCGGCGCGGTCTGGTTCCGCCACGACGGCTGATCCCCGCACGGACAGCGAAACGCCCTGAGTGCCTCGTCGGCACCCAGGGCGTTTCCGTTCGGCTGGTTCAGCTCACGTGCAGGGTGAACGGGTAGGTGTAGCCGGCGTCCACCGGCAGTCCGGTGGTGCTGGTCGACGACGCGACCCACCAGCGGAACTGGGTGTCACCGAGCCGGCTGAAGGCGAACGGGCCGCTCTCCGCCCGGCCGGCCGACAGCGTCCGGTACATCAGGCCCTGCCACTGACCGCTCGCGTTCTTGAACTGCAGCGCGACCTGGTGCGACCCGTACGGCGCGACGGTGACTCGGGCGTTCGGCTGCTGCCCGAGCGTGATCGTGTCGTCGGCGAAGCTCGCGTCGATGACCTGCGGGGTCGCCCGGACCGATCGTTCCGCGCTGATGCTCTGGTAGTGCGCCGCACCCGATGCCGCGGCCGTCTTCAGCACCGCCCGGTACTGCCGGGCGCCGGGGTTGCTGACCACGAACTGATACTTGCCCTGGGCATCGGTCTTGCTGACGCCGACGGCGTACCAGGCGCCGCCGTCCTCACGGGCCTGCAGCGCCAGCTCGTGGCCACCCAGCGCCGCGGTGTCGGTCACGTCCTCGCAGTTCCCGGCCGCCGGGTTCTGCAGCGTCTGCAGGAGGATCGAGCCGGTCATGGTGATGCGCGTACCGTAGCCGGTCGAGGCCGGGGTGCTGAAAGCGGTGCTCGAGGAGCGTACCCGGACGCCGGCCAACTTGCTCTGACCCCACTCGCTGACGTTCAGCAGCTCCAGCGCGTACGGCGAGATCTGCTTCGGCACGCTGCCGTACGGCGCGGTGGTTGCCGGCAGCACCACCGTCTTGCACTCGTCGGTGGTGCCCGGCGTGACGCCCAGCGTGAGCTTCGGCACGAACTGCACCGGTGCGTCCACGTCGAGCGGGTCGTTCGGCGTGCTGTCGACGGCCGTGTCGGCCGGGAACTGCCAGTTCAGCACGCCGGTGCCGGTCATCACCGGTGCCAACGGCGTCGCACCCCGCACGTACCGGTCGAAACCGGCCGAGCGGGCCTCGGCGGTGCTCGGGTCCGAGACCACGATCTTCGCGACGCTCGCCGGATCGTTCGTCGGCTCCAGCGCCGACGGCTCGACCACCAGCTGGTTGTCGCCGGCCGCCGTGGTGGTGCCGAGCGTCTTACGCGGCTTGCCCGGCAGCTCGAGCGAGACCGTGTTCGGAATGCCGGCGGCCTCGGTCCAGCTGATCCGGACCTTGCCGTCCACCCAGGCGACCTGGACCTCCGAGGCCGCCTCGGCCGCGGCCGGCGTCGCGTGAGCGACCACCGGAGCTCCCAACCCACCCAGCAGAACCAGCGCCGTCAGTGACTTCTTCAACATGTTCATGTCCCCCTGCTCGATCGTCTCAGTGCCTCGTCGTCCGGAGGCACTGTTGAGATGACCTCACCCGGGAAAAGGTTGAGCGGGTTCGAAAGAAACTTTCCGGCGACTACCGCGTGGGGCTTAAGCATTGACCGCGGGCTGTGGGCTCAGGTGACCGTCACGGTGAAAACCGGGCTGACCACCGATTCGGCTCCCCCGCTCGCCGGGACCCACCAGCGGAACCGGGTGGTGCCGCGCCGGTTCCACGGGAAACTGACCAGCCCGCGTCCGGCGTACAGGGTTTTGTAGGTCACGCCCTGCCAGGCGCCCGCGGCATTGCGGAACTGCAGCGCCGCCTTCTGGGTGCCGGCCGGGTCGACCCAGAGGTAGGCCTGCGGCCGGGTGCCGAGGCGGACCACCGGCTGGATGAACTTCGCCGACACCACCCGGGTCAGCGAGCGGACCGTGATCACGCCGCTCGTCCCGCCGTACCAGGCTGACTCGAAGGCGGCCGTGTTCGGCCGGACCACCCGGTACTGACGGTGCCCGGGATTCTTGACCACGGCGGTGTAGTCGCCGTTCACGGTGGTCCGGACCGTGCCGACGACGGTCCACGGCGCCGTGCTCGACGTCCGCTGCTGGACGGTCAGCGGCTGGTTCGAGAGGTCGACGCGCACCTCGTCGCAGACCGGCGGCCGGCCCTGCTCGAACATCACCGTGCCTTCGGCGTGACCCTTGATCGTGGTCGTCGCGCCGTACGCCGTGGCGGCCGGCCCGTCGGCGGTGACGGTTTGTGTCGTGCCGACCTGGAGGTAGCCGACGTCGGCGGTCCCCCACTCGTTCGTCATGGTCAGGAACAGGTCGTACGCCGTGCCGGGGTTCGGCACCAGGCCGGTCCGCTCGGTGGTGGCAGGCAGCTCGGTGTCCTTGCACTCGTAGTTGCCGACCGGGTCGTCGTCCACCCGCTGCATCGGCTGGTACGTGTACGCCTTCGGCAGGTCGAGGGGGTCGCCGGGGGTGCCGTCGACGGAGGTGTCGGCCGGCGCGGTCCACCGGACCCGGTCGCCGGCGAAGGACAGCGCCGCGCCACGCTGGGCGTGGTGGAACCGGTCGAAGTCGACCGACCGGGCGGTGGTCGCGGTGCCGTCGGAAACGAGGATCCAGCTCGTGTGGCGCGGATCTGCCGTGTACCCGAGCTGGGTCGGGTCGACCAGGTACT from Kribbella flavida DSM 17836 harbors:
- a CDS encoding OmpA family protein — its product is MPGSARRPGRLWLLALVVVPLVLAALLVAVKGEGLRSATADDGGAETAQPSPSATASSRSTAAPTPTGLPSTPPASEPAVAPFAVVRTDGGLSVTAVVQSQAARDTITSEAQALLEAGETFADHLSVDPSVGPLNPAALVGVLRTVATATTGTTVSFDGTSVTLTGAVADQATKATAARAAAKAAPGAVVANQLRVPSAEKPPLSEACQTFESRLAQLTSQHKIIFLSGTAIVNEKSRGSVVRVAALLRTCGTARVELAGHTDNLGDPSTSLPLSQRRADAVKATLVRLGVPAGRIISRGYGEFEPVASNRTSAGRIANRRVEIRVP
- the treS gene encoding maltose alpha-D-glucosyltransferase; amino-acid sequence: MEVSVTDMLPEQHHGLTKSDPLWFKRAVFYEVLVRSFKDSNADGIGDLQGLTEKLDYLEWLGVDCLWLPPFYPSPLRDGGYDISDYTNVMPEVGTIADFAAFMEAAHTRGIRIIVDFVMNHTSDQHPWFQASRNDPEGPYGDFYVWSDHDEAYSDARIIFVDSETSNWTWDPVRQQYFWHRFYSNQPDLNFENPAVGDAMIEALKFWLDLGVDGFRLDAVPYLFEEEGTNCENLPRTHEFLKRVRKEVDANYSDRVLLCEANQWPADVVEYFGDRESGGDECQMAFHFPVMPRIFMGVRRESRFPISEILAQTPQIPDTCQWGIFLRNHDELTLEMVTDEERDYMWGEYAQDPRMKANIGIRRRLAPLLDNDVNRMELFTAMLLSLPGSPILYYGDEIGMGDNIWLGDRDGVRTPMQWSPDRNASFSTATPGKLGLPVIMDPVYGYQAVNVEAEMENASSLLHWTRRMIQTRKQHPCFGMGTFTDLGGSNPSVLSYVREFGDDVVLCVNNLSRFPQPIELDLRQWQGVEPVELLGGVHFPTIGELPYLLTLGAHGFYWFRLPVNKSADREESSS
- a CDS encoding maltokinase N-terminal cap-like domain-containing protein — protein: MTSHLGQVQSFCANQRWFGEKGHDVDVEAMATSVWLSDEGVWPAVRIGFVYCSGPPGAENAIRVYQLPLSYHTAPVDNLGHALVGDWEEPDLGDTHVWVYDALHDKEATPYWLDALTHGRTLTGLEFHPVHAPERTLVVPDDAQSLVLTVEQSNTSLVFGDTALLKVFRRLEPGSNPGVEIESALTEAGSELVPEVLGWARGSWPRAGGGTDSGDLAMMTAFAKNSTDGWSYATTSVRDLYAEADLHAEEVGGDFAGESHRLGAATAEVHSELAKALGTDVWEPAQMVEHAAAMQRRLDKAAAAIPELRPYAEGLGRAFAALAAYGQPVPVQRIHGDFHLGQVLRTIEGWKLIDFEGEPAKSLVERRALDTPIKDIAGMLRSFDYAARSLLADHQGDQQIAYRAAEWANRNRRAFCDGYAEVAGTDPRDQGVLLSAFLADKVIYETMYEARNRPSWLPIPLAAAAQLSTTE
- the glgB gene encoding 1,4-alpha-glucan branching protein GlgB is translated as MGSSERGGEVRTPLSEAMTEPVNRPADEPNRQVGQAVGDARRPVPVDRAVLERLVAGTYHDPHQVLGPHLGEGSVTLRVLRPFASTVTALFDGRRVELEHEFEGIWVGVLEVDKVPDYRLEVTYTDGPAVELDDPYRYLPSLGEMDLHLIGEGRHEQLWTVLGAHVRRYEGPGGVVTGTSFAVWAPNAQGIRLTADFNFWDGRAHPLRTMGSSGVWELFVPGVGPGTRYKFDICGRDGVWRQKADPMANFAETPPANASVVHESTYEWKDEAWLERRAAAQAHAEPMSVYEVHLGSWRKGRSYRELADELVAYVNEMGFTHVELMPVMEHPFGGSWGYQVTSYFAPTSRFGDPDDFRFLVDRLHQAGIGVLVDWVPAHFPKDAWALARFDGTPLYEHPDPRRGEQPDWGTLVFDFGRPQVRNFLVANALYWAEEFHIDGLRVDAVASMLYLDYSRQEGQWVPNQYGGRENLEAVSFLQEMNATLYKRVPGVITVAEESTSWPGVTRPTHLGGLGFGFKWNMGWMNDSLRYLEHEPIYRQYHHSELTFSMMYAYSENFVLPLSHDEVVHGKGSLLRKMPGDRWQQLANLRAYLAMMWAHPGKQLLFMGSEFGQESEWSEKGELDWWLLNHTDHQGLHRLVKDLNSVYKDTRALWGSDHLPERFSWIDANDAANNTFSFVRYGEQGEPTLACVVNFSAVPHHGYRLGLPYEGHWHEVVNTDADVYGGSGVGNLGGVTADGPGWHGMATSADISVPPLGAVWFRHDG